A single bacterium DNA region contains:
- a CDS encoding pyrophosphate--fructose-6-phosphate 1-phosphotransferase, which produces MSKQVKKVGILTAGGLAPCLSSAIGYLIDEYSRVAPHIEIIGYVNGYMGLLKGQSITVTPATRAKALYLTEHGGSPIGNSRVKLTNIKDCIKRGLVKEGQDPQKVAADQLVKDGVDVLHTIGGDDTNTAAADLAAFLAKNNYGLTVVGLPKTIDNDVYPIRQSLGAWTAAEEGARFFANAVKENTANPRMLIVHEVMGRNCGWLTAATAEAYRKLMDSFHYLPEFGLTREREEVHAVYVPEMAFDVKAEAARLRQVMDQNDCVNIFVSEGACLDSIIAELEAKGEEVPRDAFGHARLDKVNVGNWFAKQFGDMLGAEKTMVQKSGYYSRAAAPNAKDKALIQTCAKKAVECALAGISGVVGEDEDKNNELRACEFPRIKGGKPFDIAVPWFKNLLAAIGQPAGTKVAVKH; this is translated from the coding sequence ATGAGTAAGCAGGTTAAAAAAGTCGGTATTTTAACGGCAGGCGGTCTGGCCCCCTGTCTGAGTTCAGCCATCGGGTACCTGATCGACGAATATAGTCGCGTCGCCCCCCACATTGAGATCATCGGCTATGTCAACGGCTACATGGGCCTGCTGAAAGGCCAGAGCATCACCGTCACCCCGGCCACCCGCGCGAAGGCCCTCTATTTGACCGAACACGGGGGCAGCCCGATCGGGAACAGCCGCGTGAAGCTGACCAACATCAAGGACTGCATCAAGCGGGGTCTGGTCAAGGAAGGTCAGGATCCGCAGAAAGTGGCCGCTGACCAGCTCGTCAAGGACGGCGTGGATGTCCTGCACACCATCGGGGGTGATGACACCAACACCGCCGCCGCTGACCTGGCCGCCTTCCTCGCCAAAAACAACTACGGCCTGACCGTGGTCGGACTTCCCAAAACCATCGACAACGACGTCTATCCCATCCGCCAGAGCCTGGGGGCCTGGACCGCCGCCGAAGAAGGCGCGCGTTTCTTCGCCAACGCGGTGAAGGAAAACACCGCCAACCCGCGCATGCTGATCGTCCATGAGGTCATGGGCCGTAACTGCGGCTGGCTCACCGCCGCCACCGCCGAGGCCTATCGCAAGTTGATGGACAGCTTCCATTACCTTCCCGAATTCGGACTGACGCGTGAACGCGAAGAGGTGCATGCCGTCTACGTGCCTGAAATGGCCTTCGACGTCAAAGCCGAAGCCGCCCGCCTGCGCCAGGTCATGGATCAGAACGACTGCGTCAATATCTTCGTCTCCGAGGGCGCGTGCCTTGACAGCATCATCGCCGAGCTGGAGGCCAAGGGCGAAGAGGTGCCCCGTGACGCCTTCGGCCATGCTCGCCTGGACAAGGTGAATGTCGGCAACTGGTTCGCCAAGCAGTTCGGCGACATGCTGGGCGCCGAGAAAACGATGGTCCAGAAGAGCGGCTATTACAGCCGCGCCGCCGCACCGAACGCCAAGGACAAGGCCCTGATTCAAACCTGCGCCAAGAAAGCGGTTGAATGCGCCCTGGCCGGCATCAGCGGGGTCGTGGGTGAAGATGAGGACAAGAACAACGAATTGCGCGCCTGCGAATTCCCCCGCATCAAGGGCGGCAAACCGTTCGACATCGCGGTCCCCTGGTTCAAGAACTTACTGGCCGCCATCGGTCAGCCGGCAGGAACCAAAGTCGCGGTGAAACACTAA
- a CDS encoding alcohol dehydrogenase catalytic domain-containing protein, which produces MSATALPKTQYAVQLVGPGELTLNTAKPVVAPGPYQVLGQIESVCLCFSDLKLLKQFSQHPRKSEVISGLAPEVLKEIPSYVPGGKPTVPGHETVIRIVAVGDKVKQHKVGERCLVQTDYRPFLTAGSNAAFGYNFEGALQEYVVMDERVIVDPASGERFLIPAPEALSASAIALVEPWACVENSYVTPERQTIKAGGKLAVVVDGDHRMAGIAESLSPKGLPAEIVAVCADQCDKTLAKQFKVPVTRVNTVAELPNESFDDIIYFGKDKKIIELLSDKLATCGLINIVTGGGRIGAPVSLGVGRVHYGMTRWIGTTSTSAADSYKVIPPTGEIRANDTICVTGAGGPMGQMHVIRDLCAGQPGVVMTAVDFDDVRLANLMNKARPMAAAHQATIGTLNPKNETLKGPFTYQVVMAPIGALVADAIKNSAPGSLINIFAGIPANVKHELDLDTYIRNRCYMFGTSGSTIRDMKIVLGKVVAGQLDTNSSVDAVSGMAGALEGLAAVENRTLAGKIVIYPALHSLGLVPLNALAKDHPAVAAKLDHGNWSLAAEQELLKGAK; this is translated from the coding sequence ATGTCCGCAACCGCTCTTCCCAAAACCCAGTATGCCGTCCAACTCGTCGGACCCGGTGAGCTCACGCTCAATACCGCCAAACCCGTGGTGGCGCCCGGTCCCTATCAGGTGCTCGGCCAGATTGAGTCCGTCTGCCTGTGTTTTTCCGACCTGAAACTCCTCAAACAGTTTTCCCAGCATCCCCGGAAAAGCGAGGTCATCAGTGGCCTGGCTCCGGAGGTTCTGAAGGAAATTCCCAGCTATGTGCCCGGCGGGAAACCGACGGTGCCCGGCCATGAAACGGTGATCCGGATCGTGGCGGTGGGGGACAAGGTGAAGCAGCACAAGGTCGGCGAGCGGTGTCTGGTTCAGACCGACTACCGGCCGTTCCTGACCGCCGGATCGAATGCGGCGTTCGGATATAATTTTGAAGGGGCCCTTCAGGAGTATGTGGTGATGGATGAGCGGGTGATTGTGGACCCGGCTTCCGGCGAACGTTTCCTGATTCCCGCGCCCGAGGCCCTCAGTGCCTCGGCCATTGCGCTGGTTGAGCCTTGGGCCTGTGTCGAGAACTCGTATGTCACTCCTGAGCGGCAGACGATCAAGGCGGGCGGGAAACTCGCGGTGGTGGTGGATGGCGACCACCGGATGGCGGGGATTGCGGAGAGCCTGTCGCCCAAGGGACTGCCGGCGGAAATCGTGGCCGTGTGTGCGGATCAATGTGATAAGACGCTGGCGAAGCAGTTCAAGGTCCCGGTCACACGCGTGAATACGGTGGCGGAACTTCCCAATGAATCCTTTGACGATATTATCTATTTTGGCAAAGACAAAAAGATCATCGAGCTGCTGAGTGATAAATTGGCGACCTGCGGCCTGATCAATATTGTCACCGGCGGGGGGCGGATTGGCGCACCGGTGTCGCTCGGCGTGGGCCGGGTTCATTACGGGATGACGCGCTGGATCGGGACGACGTCAACGTCCGCGGCTGACTCCTACAAGGTGATTCCCCCGACCGGTGAAATCCGGGCGAACGATACGATCTGCGTGACCGGGGCCGGCGGCCCGATGGGGCAGATGCATGTCATTCGCGATTTGTGTGCCGGTCAGCCTGGAGTGGTGATGACCGCGGTTGACTTTGATGATGTCCGTTTGGCCAACCTGATGAATAAGGCGCGGCCGATGGCGGCGGCCCATCAGGCGACGATTGGCACGTTGAACCCGAAAAACGAAACCCTGAAGGGGCCGTTCACCTATCAGGTGGTGATGGCGCCGATCGGGGCCCTGGTGGCCGATGCGATCAAGAACAGTGCCCCGGGGAGTCTGATCAACATCTTCGCGGGAATCCCTGCCAATGTGAAACACGAACTGGATCTCGATACCTATATCAGGAACCGGTGTTACATGTTCGGGACCAGTGGTTCGACGATCCGGGATATGAAGATTGTGCTGGGGAAAGTGGTGGCCGGGCAGTTGGATACCAACAGTTCGGTGGATGCCGTTTCCGGCATGGCAGGTGCCCTCGAAGGGTTGGCGGCGGTTGAGAACCGGACCCTGGCGGGCAAGATTGTGATCTATCCGGCCTTGCATTCGCTCGGGTTGGTCCCCTTGAACGCCCTGGCCAAGGACCACCCTGCGGTGGCTGCAAAACTCGATCATGGCAACTGGTCGCTGGCGGCGGAACAGGAACTGCTGAAGGGTGCAAAATAA
- a CDS encoding XRE family transcriptional regulator, producing the protein MNTATLITDPLGAVIGERIKALRRLRHLTQAELARRIGICAGPMNALEKGRHIPSGRVLYRLAEVLDTSVDSLLGLGARQAESAGPAVPRYVAESTASFGAASAAGAWPSAVMAALPDDPALGEGERANVELVIRSFLALEDLCGAQKIAHIPLYVPFSRTVSGVEMWAQQVRQVLGVGPAVVFDYLELLENAGLRIVFCPLPDRLQSVSFYDAKNANAFLLVRQGMNAERQLFELIKRLACIYIHTRSAYGGLPAGEAGPGLLDDIHAARQFAALFLMPATAVRASVAQLGIKPDGWTYELLLRLKHRFGVSAQSFLIRLGELQLIDEKAATGLKGRIEAHYQRTGYGEPDATRRILSPNGRLGDLLSIASRNKETAEEAAAIGRTLRGLKMEGLSEGIAVDKNGNESKRVGVNT; encoded by the coding sequence ATGAATACAGCGACATTGATAACTGATCCCTTGGGGGCGGTCATAGGGGAGCGGATCAAGGCGTTAAGGCGGCTTCGCCACCTGACGCAGGCCGAATTGGCCAGACGGATCGGCATTTGTGCCGGCCCGATGAATGCGTTGGAAAAGGGGCGGCATATTCCGTCCGGCCGCGTTCTGTATCGCCTAGCCGAAGTCCTCGATACCAGTGTGGATTCCCTGCTCGGCCTGGGAGCGCGTCAGGCGGAGTCCGCCGGGCCCGCTGTGCCGAGGTATGTGGCTGAATCTACGGCTTCCTTCGGTGCGGCATCGGCCGCAGGGGCCTGGCCTTCGGCCGTCATGGCGGCGCTCCCTGACGATCCGGCGCTGGGCGAGGGCGAACGGGCAAATGTGGAGTTGGTCATCCGGTCATTCCTGGCATTGGAAGACCTGTGCGGGGCGCAGAAGATTGCCCATATTCCGCTCTATGTTCCCTTTTCGCGTACCGTATCCGGGGTGGAGATGTGGGCCCAGCAAGTCCGGCAGGTCCTGGGGGTCGGGCCGGCCGTGGTGTTCGATTATTTGGAACTCCTGGAGAATGCCGGCTTACGGATCGTTTTTTGTCCTTTGCCCGACCGGCTTCAGAGTGTGTCGTTTTACGATGCCAAGAATGCCAACGCTTTCCTGCTGGTGAGGCAGGGGATGAATGCCGAGCGTCAGTTATTCGAACTCATCAAACGGCTGGCCTGCATCTACATTCATACGCGAAGCGCCTATGGCGGACTGCCGGCGGGGGAGGCGGGGCCGGGGCTGCTGGATGATATTCATGCGGCCCGTCAGTTTGCGGCCTTGTTCCTGATGCCGGCCACGGCGGTGCGGGCGAGCGTGGCGCAATTGGGGATCAAGCCGGACGGCTGGACCTACGAGTTGTTGTTGCGCCTCAAGCACCGCTTCGGTGTCTCGGCGCAATCCTTTTTGATCCGGCTAGGTGAGTTGCAGTTGATTGACGAAAAGGCGGCCACCGGGTTGAAGGGCCGGATTGAGGCGCACTATCAGCGCACAGGGTATGGTGAACCCGATGCCACCCGCCGGATCCTGTCACCCAACGGCCGACTGGGCGACTTGCTCTCCATCGCCTCCCGTAACAAGGAGACCGCCGAAGAGGCCGCCGCCATTGGGCGGACCCTGCGGGGGTTGAAGATGGAAGGGTTGTCGGAGGGGATCGCCGTGGATAAAAACGGGAATGAATCCAAGAGGGTAGGGGTGAATACATGA
- a CDS encoding PHP domain-containing protein: MNNHIHTRYSFSPYSPTAAAWQAAQAGLKAAGIMDHDSIAGAEEMLEACKIIGIGSTAGFELRVDCLNTGLAGRKINNPDSLSIAYMAIHGIPRPAIPRVARFLEPMQHARNRRNRAMVALLNERLNALGVPVIDFERDVYAHSLAAQGGAITERHILAALARKLIDRYGCEGRVVGFLKDSLQLELPAKMVAVLSDSANPHYLYDLLGILKASFLPSFFIQPGSDECIPVRQAVNFALQIGAIPAYAYLGDVTASPTGDKKAEKFEDDYLDLLFEELVTLGFRAVTYMPPRNSLVQLQRVQGLCARHGLMEISGVDINSSRQSFSCPEIMQPAFRHLIGATWALIAHEKLASLEVRFNLFHPANPYAAVPLADRIQVYAKVGAAMDPGHPEEVLTVANQLFPGKFAA, from the coding sequence GTGAATAATCACATCCATACCCGGTACTCGTTCTCGCCCTATTCGCCCACGGCGGCCGCCTGGCAGGCGGCGCAGGCCGGGCTCAAGGCCGCGGGGATCATGGACCACGATTCCATTGCCGGAGCGGAGGAAATGCTGGAGGCCTGCAAGATTATCGGGATCGGGTCCACGGCGGGGTTTGAACTGCGTGTCGATTGCCTTAATACAGGGTTGGCCGGACGCAAAATAAATAACCCGGACTCCCTATCCATTGCCTACATGGCGATTCACGGGATTCCCCGTCCGGCGATACCCCGGGTCGCCCGGTTTTTGGAGCCGATGCAACACGCCCGCAACCGGCGGAATCGGGCCATGGTGGCCCTGCTGAACGAACGCCTGAATGCCTTAGGTGTTCCGGTGATAGATTTTGAACGCGATGTCTACGCCCACTCCCTGGCGGCGCAAGGCGGGGCGATCACCGAGCGGCATATTCTGGCCGCGCTGGCCCGGAAACTGATCGATCGGTATGGGTGCGAGGGACGGGTGGTAGGGTTTCTCAAGGACTCCCTGCAACTCGAGTTGCCAGCGAAGATGGTGGCGGTGCTGAGTGATTCGGCGAATCCGCATTATCTCTACGATCTGCTGGGTATCCTGAAAGCCTCGTTCCTGCCCTCCTTTTTTATCCAACCGGGGTCCGATGAATGTATCCCCGTCCGGCAGGCGGTGAATTTTGCGCTCCAGATCGGGGCGATCCCCGCCTATGCCTATCTGGGTGATGTGACGGCGTCGCCCACGGGCGATAAGAAGGCCGAGAAGTTTGAGGATGACTATCTGGATCTGCTGTTTGAAGAATTGGTGACGCTGGGCTTCCGGGCGGTCACCTATATGCCTCCTCGTAACAGTCTGGTCCAGTTACAGCGGGTGCAGGGCCTGTGTGCCCGGCATGGCCTGATGGAAATTTCAGGGGTGGATATCAATTCCTCGCGTCAGTCCTTCAGTTGTCCCGAGATCATGCAGCCGGCTTTCCGCCACTTGATTGGGGCCACCTGGGCGTTGATTGCCCATGAAAAACTGGCGAGTCTTGAGGTGCGGTTCAATCTTTTCCATCCGGCGAATCCCTATGCCGCCGTGCCCCTGGCCGACCGGATACAGGTTTATGCCAAGGTGGGCGCAGCCATGGATCCCGGCCATCCCGAAGAGGTCCTGACCGTGGCGAATCAGTTGTTCCCCGGCAAGTTTGCGGCCTGA
- a CDS encoding 6-phosphofructokinase, translated as MAKGNMLIGQSGGPTVVINQSLVGAILQAKKMKDIGGIYGALHGMKGILEENFIDLRKESLKTLEQVANTPASALGSARKKPTDEECAKVFGILKKYNIRYYFYIGGNDSAEATHIINEQAKKVGYDLRCYHIPKTIDNDLRENDHTPGFGSAAKFVATAMMGDNLDCRALPGVKVNVIMGRNAGFLTAAAALARVYPDDGPNLIYLPERPFSMDKFTQDVAAVHKKLGRCVIAVSEGIADADGTPIAAKFSKEVDSHGNVQLSGTGALGDLLATEIKNRTSITRVRADTFGYLQRSFPGVVSEVDAKEARTVGMLAVKAALNGKEPSGSIAIRRKPGKKYAVYFERVPLASVSKETRHMPDAFINKQANDVTQAFFDYARPIVGKLPEIGRFKGVKVKKN; from the coding sequence ATGGCCAAGGGAAATATGTTAATCGGACAGAGCGGTGGACCGACCGTGGTAATCAACCAGAGCCTGGTGGGCGCCATTCTTCAAGCCAAGAAGATGAAGGACATCGGCGGCATCTACGGGGCCCTGCACGGCATGAAGGGAATCCTGGAGGAGAACTTCATTGATCTGCGGAAAGAAAGCCTCAAGACGCTTGAGCAGGTGGCCAATACCCCGGCCTCCGCACTCGGCTCCGCCCGTAAAAAACCCACCGACGAGGAGTGTGCCAAGGTGTTCGGCATTCTCAAGAAGTATAACATCCGTTACTACTTCTACATCGGGGGTAACGACTCCGCTGAGGCCACCCACATCATCAATGAGCAGGCAAAGAAAGTGGGTTACGATCTGCGTTGTTATCATATCCCCAAGACGATTGATAACGACCTGCGCGAGAATGACCACACCCCCGGCTTCGGCAGCGCCGCCAAGTTTGTGGCCACCGCCATGATGGGCGATAATCTGGATTGCCGCGCCCTGCCCGGCGTCAAAGTCAACGTCATCATGGGCCGCAACGCGGGCTTCCTGACCGCGGCCGCCGCCCTCGCCCGTGTCTATCCGGATGATGGCCCCAACCTGATCTATCTCCCCGAACGCCCGTTCTCCATGGACAAGTTCACGCAGGACGTCGCCGCCGTCCACAAGAAACTCGGACGCTGTGTGATCGCGGTCTCGGAAGGGATTGCGGATGCCGATGGCACCCCCATCGCCGCCAAGTTCTCCAAGGAAGTGGATTCCCATGGCAATGTCCAGCTCAGCGGCACCGGCGCCCTGGGTGACCTGCTGGCCACGGAGATCAAGAACCGGACCTCCATCACCCGCGTGCGGGCCGATACGTTCGGCTACCTGCAGCGCTCCTTCCCCGGCGTCGTTTCGGAGGTGGATGCCAAGGAAGCCCGCACCGTCGGCATGCTGGCCGTCAAGGCCGCCCTCAACGGTAAGGAACCCAGCGGTTCCATCGCCATCCGCCGCAAGCCGGGCAAAAAGTATGCGGTATATTTTGAGCGCGTGCCCCTGGCCAGCGTATCAAAGGAAACCCGCCACATGCCGGATGCCTTCATCAACAAGCAGGCGAATGATGTCACCCAGGCCTTCTTTGATTACGCCCGTCCCATCGTCGGCAAACTGCCGGAAATCGGCCGTTTCAAAGGTGTGAAAGTTAAAAAGAATTGA
- a CDS encoding SDR family NAD(P)-dependent oxidoreductase gives MAKKTQQGLDSLIELSRFYGVDSSFVLAGGGNTSLKVGDRLFVKASGHALATITEDGFVELDRTALTVLLESKLDANARRREEQFKAAILAARIYPEKNQRPSVESVLHHLLPSTLVVHTHSTLVNMLTCSKGGAKLTRAWFGDDVLWIPVCDPGFVLAQLVQKEMNAYLRRTGRKFPPVVFIQNHGLIVCGDSAAEIRAHTDKLIATITGKIKDGSAGTPRPTETQLIASTPETAQAITLIGPALRGLLAEGETLKIVAFDDSEAVKSVVAHPKGKQWVTSGTLTPDHIVYCNSFPLWFDCPKERTAANVVDALRKAVKAYVKSYRCNPRVVLVGGVGMFAAGDDIAQATTTRQVYTDALTIMAGVATLGGIQYLPEAQRSFIEDWEVESYRKQIAKAGRKAGRAAGKVVIVTGAAQGFGFEISKQLAAEGAHVALLDLNVGGTVAAAEGLAQQYGAGRMIGVAANVTNAASIESAMQVVIRAFGGFDAFVSNAGVLKAGSVKTLKAEDFDFVTAVNYKGYFLCVQKAAPVLAVQHLANPQYWSDIIQINSKSGLEGSNKNGAYAGSKFGGIGLTQSFAMELIEDNIKVNAICPGNFFDGPLWSDPVNGLFVQYLNTKKVPGAKTIDDVRRFYENKVPMRRGCMAQDVMKAIYYIMEQTYETGQAVPVTGGQVMLS, from the coding sequence ATGGCGAAGAAAACACAGCAGGGTTTGGATTCGTTGATTGAGCTGTCCCGCTTTTACGGGGTAGATTCCAGTTTTGTATTGGCTGGGGGGGGGAATACGTCCCTTAAGGTGGGCGATCGGCTTTTTGTTAAAGCCAGTGGTCATGCCCTGGCCACCATTACCGAAGACGGGTTTGTGGAACTCGATCGCACGGCATTGACCGTCCTGCTTGAAAGCAAACTGGATGCCAATGCCCGGCGCCGGGAAGAGCAATTCAAGGCCGCCATTTTGGCCGCCCGCATTTATCCTGAGAAAAACCAGCGTCCTTCAGTTGAAAGCGTTCTCCATCATCTACTGCCCTCCACGCTGGTGGTTCATACCCATTCCACGTTGGTGAATATGCTGACCTGCTCCAAGGGTGGCGCCAAATTGACCCGCGCCTGGTTCGGGGATGACGTGCTTTGGATCCCCGTCTGCGATCCCGGGTTTGTGCTGGCGCAATTAGTGCAGAAGGAGATGAATGCCTACCTCCGACGTACCGGGCGAAAGTTTCCGCCGGTGGTGTTCATCCAGAACCATGGGCTGATTGTCTGTGGCGACAGTGCCGCTGAAATTCGTGCGCATACCGACAAACTGATTGCCACGATTACGGGCAAGATCAAAGACGGCTCGGCAGGGACGCCTCGCCCTACCGAAACGCAGTTGATTGCATCGACCCCGGAAACGGCGCAGGCCATCACTCTGATTGGCCCGGCCTTGCGCGGTTTGCTGGCGGAGGGGGAAACCCTCAAGATCGTGGCCTTTGATGACTCCGAGGCCGTGAAGAGTGTGGTGGCGCATCCCAAGGGCAAACAATGGGTGACGTCCGGCACCCTGACGCCCGATCATATTGTCTACTGCAACTCATTTCCCCTGTGGTTCGATTGTCCCAAAGAGCGGACGGCGGCCAATGTGGTGGACGCCTTGCGCAAAGCGGTCAAAGCCTACGTCAAAAGCTATCGCTGCAATCCCCGGGTGGTCCTGGTGGGCGGGGTGGGAATGTTTGCGGCAGGTGATGATATCGCCCAGGCGACTACCACGCGGCAGGTGTATACGGATGCCCTCACGATCATGGCCGGGGTTGCGACACTGGGCGGCATCCAATATCTGCCCGAGGCACAGCGCTCCTTTATTGAGGACTGGGAAGTGGAGTCCTATCGGAAGCAGATTGCCAAGGCGGGTCGTAAGGCGGGGCGGGCCGCAGGCAAGGTGGTCATCGTGACCGGCGCGGCGCAGGGTTTCGGCTTCGAAATTTCAAAACAGTTGGCGGCCGAGGGAGCCCATGTGGCGTTGCTGGATTTGAATGTGGGCGGCACGGTCGCGGCGGCCGAGGGGCTGGCGCAGCAATATGGGGCGGGTCGCATGATCGGGGTCGCGGCGAATGTTACCAATGCGGCGTCCATCGAGTCGGCGATGCAGGTGGTGATCCGGGCCTTCGGTGGATTTGACGCCTTTGTATCCAATGCAGGAGTGCTTAAAGCGGGAAGTGTAAAAACACTGAAGGCCGAGGATTTCGATTTTGTGACTGCGGTGAACTATAAGGGCTATTTCCTGTGTGTGCAGAAGGCCGCGCCGGTGCTGGCGGTTCAGCATCTGGCTAACCCGCAATACTGGAGCGACATTATTCAGATCAACTCCAAGTCCGGGCTGGAGGGATCCAATAAAAACGGGGCCTATGCCGGCAGCAAGTTCGGCGGCATCGGCCTGACCCAGTCCTTTGCCATGGAGTTGATCGAGGACAACATCAAGGTGAACGCCATCTGCCCCGGCAATTTCTTTGATGGCCCGCTCTGGTCCGATCCGGTGAACGGGTTGTTTGTCCAGTATTTGAACACCAAAAAGGTGCCCGGCGCCAAAACGATTGATGACGTGCGGCGTTTTTATGAGAACAAGGTGCCGATGCGCCGTGGCTGTATGGCTCAAGATGTGATGAAGGCGATTTATTATATCATGGAACAAACGTATGAAACGGGTCAGGCGGTTCCGGTAACCGGTGGCCAGGTGATGCTGTCTTAA